Proteins encoded in a region of the Pelobates fuscus isolate aPelFus1 chromosome 11, aPelFus1.pri, whole genome shotgun sequence genome:
- the LOC134576999 gene encoding nicotinamide N-methyltransferase-like — translation MPPSQITGDCLIDISIGCNIHHLLPMFEFFKDIIILESSDLCVKELVKWKHRESESYDWTHAVSIMAELEGTSFNSTEMENALRRNISHILKCDFTKENITDPVVLPKADCVVSVVIFHAVSKDLDEYCRNLKKVSCMLKLGGHLLLFGLVKAKYYTVGESKFHFLTTDKMSIEDTVRNAGFVIEHVEVKESEMCNDTTYSERVCFIKALKKSHVFV, via the exons ATGCCACCAA GTCAAATTACAGGAGACTGTTTGATTGATATTTCTATTGGCTGTAACATTCACCATCTATTGCCCATGTTTGAGTTTTTCAAAGATATCATTATTTTAGAATCTAGTGATCTCTGTGTGAAGGAACTAGTGAAATGGAAGCATAGGGAGTCAGAAAGCTATGACTGGACTCATGCCGTATCGATTATGGCAGAATTGGAAGGTACAAG CTTCAACAGCACTGAAATGGAAAACGCTTTAAGAAGAAATATCtcacacattttaaaatgtgatttcaccaaggaaaaCATTACAGATCCAGTTGTTCTACCAAAAGCAGACTGCGTGGTCAGTGTGGTCATTTTCCATGCGGTTTCTAAAGATCTAGACGAATACTGTAGGAACCTGAAAAAAGTGTCATGCATGCTAAAATTGGGTGGACATCTACTGCTATTTGGATTAGTTAAGGCAAAATATTACACCGTAGGTGAGAGTAAATTTCACTTTTTAACAACTGATAAAATGTCTATAGAAGACACTGTGAGAAATGCAGGATTTGTTATCGAGCATGTGGAAGTGAAAGAAAGTGAAATGTGCAATGATACAACATATTCTGAACGTGTATGTTTTATTAAGGCCTTAAAAAAGAGCCATGTGTTTGTTTAA